From a single Columba livia isolate bColLiv1 breed racing homer chromosome 19, bColLiv1.pat.W.v2, whole genome shotgun sequence genomic region:
- the LOC102089278 gene encoding alpha-1-acid glycoprotein 1: MPPPLALLLALPLALAAEPPTCAPLVPVTFDNTTIPGLLGHWFYIMGSSRYPPHLAEMKALKHAVFSFYPGSHKDELNVTEIMRMNETCVAKNTSKIHVFSENSTLAHVEDNVMSTAKLIQTDKDLLILNHFNSGFPGLSLSARTPNVSKERLEEFRAQLHCLGFTDDEMFFTSEKDACPLPWEKTGEGDTEPHLE, encoded by the exons ATGCCGCCCCCCCTCGCCCTCCTCCTGGCGCTGCCGCTCGCCCTCGCCGCCGAGCCCCCCACCTGCGCCCCGCTCGTCCCGGTCACCTTCGACAACACCACCATCCCTGGG CTCCTGGGACACTGGTTCTACATCATGGGTTCCTCCCGGTACCCGCCTCACCTGGCGGAGATGAAGGCATTGAAACACGCAGTTTTTTCCTTCTATCCCGGCAGCCACAAGGACGAGCTCAATGTCACCGAAATCATGAGAAT gaACGAGACGTGCGTGGCGAAGAACACCAGCAAGATCCACGTTTTCTCGGAAAACTCCACTCTGGCACACG TTGAAGACAACGTGATGTCCACGGCCAAACTGATTCAAACTGACAAGGACCTGCTGATCCTGAACCACTTCAACAGTGGCTTCCCGGGTCTGAGCCTCTCTG CGCGGACACCCAACGTGAGCAAGGAGCGCCTGGAGGAGTTCAGAGCCCAGCTGCACTGTCTGGGCTTCACCGATGACGAGATGTTCTTCACATCCGAAAAG GAcgcctgtcccctgccctgggagaaGACAGGTGAAGGTGACACAGAGCCACACCTGGAGTGA
- the LOC102088957 gene encoding alpha-1-acid glycoprotein 1-like produces the protein MAAVVTILILTALLTAAAFPHGDPHPNNTTASKLLGTWLYVAGAAQLPQHLLEMLLIDHGHLHVEPRAGQRELLVTQHVAVGDQCLTNNSTYFEVTAGDTTLVKHAKTHQTVGSLMNLSSEDLLLIQYQLQMERTYLGLYLYARNLTVSAERREEFEHQAERLGLSGEQIVYAPWKTELCQVKEMEQGNSADTEAVAAVTASPALGTLQPGSTGN, from the exons ATGGCCGCAGTTGtcaccatcctcatcctcacgGCCCTGCTGACTGCAGCCGCTTTCCCCCATGGAGACCCGCACCCAAACAACACCACGGCATCAAAG CTCCTGGGGACGTGGCTGTACGTGGCCGGGGCCGcgcagctcccccagcacctcctggaGATGCTGCTCATCGACCACGGCCACCTGCACGTGGAGCCCCGCGCCGGCCAGCGGGAGCTGCTCGTCACCCAGCACGTCGCTGT GGGGGACCAGTGTCTCACCAACAACTCCACCTACTTCGAAGTCACTGCTGGTGACACCACGCTGGTGAAGCACG CCAAGACCCATCAAACCGTGGGGTCACTGATGAACCTCAGCTCTGAAGACCTTTTACTCATCCAGTACCAACTGCAGATGGAAAGGACATATTTGGGACTGTATCTCTACG CCCGAAACCTGACCGTGAGCGCAGAGCGCCGGGAGGAGTTCGAGCATCAGGCCGAGCGCCTGGGGCTGAGTGGGGAGCAGATCGTGTATGCACCGTGGAAAACG GAGCTGTGTCAAGTGAAAGAAATGGAACAAGGAAACAGCGCAGACACAGAGGCGGTGGCTGCGGTCACAGCATCACCTGCCCTGGGGACGCTCCAGCCCGGGAGCACGGGCAACTGA